The Apibacter raozihei DNA segment GTTCAAAGTAAATCTTTCTGTATTTAAGTATAGATGCTGCTTTTCCTCCCTTAGGTTTGCCTTTACTGAAATAGTTTGTTTAATTCCACATAACTCGACAACCATATCCAGCTGTGTATTATAATCGGATACTCCTTCTATTTTTTGAGATGAAATAATTTTTATCATTGAAACCGGGTATGTTGCTATATCTAAAAACTCTTTCCCCTTCATATTCTCAAGTAATTTCGTTCGTTCTTCTCTTTTTTCAATACTTTCATTTACCAAACTTGCCCAATCGACAACTAAACTTGCGTTTTTTAATTGTGCATTTGATATATTTAAAAACCCTTCTTTAAATTTACCCCAACCAAAATGACAAATATTCAGGTTATTTTTAATTATATAAATGGACCAGTTAATCTTACTTAACTTTAAAT contains these protein-coding regions:
- a CDS encoding YceI family protein, with product MKKPLLGFLIILFLFISCSETPKNALPASGKITSAAINLKNYKINLKLSKINWSIYIIKNNLNICHFGWGKFKEGFLNISNAQLKNASLVVDWASLVNESIEKREERTKLLENMKGKEFLDIATYPVSMIKIISSQKIEGVSDYNTQLDMVVELCGIKQTISVKANLREEKQHLYLNTERFTLNFKDFGMSYKGKNEGEWTDNFDWQMSIVADSTQSLF